A genomic stretch from Phaeodactylum tricornutum CCAP 1055/1 chromosome 22, whole genome shotgun sequence includes:
- a CDS encoding predicted protein has protein sequence MEDSSWGQKLQVKLSTLSEASSNESLQTLAKWIGFNRKHHDAFCAVLKTALTPGGSASAVSSKQQLNLFKVLSMVLLLEKGNTKKWDRFAELRIAVGESVILPAVEQQPTILDASVKDALPTMLKEWDDANVFGGPTLIHQIRKQLEGQSPPETVGDAVSKEMPIVEAAAPAQVDEAEAKQDTASENPHSSPSLKASVGVEDKETPADQGMIEPEGSKNTVVAADEPTVTYDFESSGTEPKKVAPKDFLEPSRPIATLQIARDLRNDSAVQLSALLSSLPEDIRKVCADAAESEASLVELEDVRARDFAVRTNEALIDMDVAEQIANVRTYRRIVQQIRQARQSLLTLVLQSRCQFGADEAAEAFLNADRAKEELRKRKQILVDAMELEGIDPQDESDTKNATEEIKLAPLSWYNPEGKTNEPDAKRIKAVSSSVT, from the coding sequence ATGGAAGACTCATCGTGGGGACAAAAGCTACAAGTGAAACTTTCGACTTTATCCGAAGCATCATCCAACGAAAGTTTGCAGACACTCGCCAAATGGATTGGTTTCAACCGCAAGCATCACGATGCGTTTTGTGCCGTGCTCAAGACGGCTCTAACTCCCGGGGGTAGTGCGTCTGCCGTGTCGTCCAAGCAACAGCTGAATCTCTTTAAAGTTCTTTCTATGGTACTGTTACTCGAAAAGGGTAACACCAAAAAATGGGATCGCTTTGCCGAGTTGCGCATCGCCGTGGGTGAGTCGGTGATTCTACCCGCCGTTGAACAGCAACCAACCATACTAGACGCATCGGTCAAAGACGCTCTCCCAACAATGCTCAAGGAATGGGATGATGCCAACGTGTTTGGAGGACCAACACTGATTCATCAGATCCGGAAACAGCTGGAAGGACAATCCCCGCCGGAGACTGTTGGTGACGCGGTATCGAAAGAAATGCCTATAGTGGAAGCGGCGGCTCCAGCACAAGTTGATGAGGCTGAAGCAAAGCAGGATACTGCCTCCGAGAATCCCCATTCGTCTCCTTCTTTGAAAGCGTCTGTCGGCGTTGAGGACAAGGAGACTCCTGCCGATCAAGGAATGATCGAACCCGAAGGCTCCAAGAATACGGTCGTCGCCGCGGACGAACCAACCGTTACGTACGATTTTGAATCTTCCGGCACCGAGCCCAAAAAAGTCGCCCCaaaagactttttggaacCGTCCCGCCCAATTGCTACTTTACAGATTGCGCGAGATCTGCGCAATGACAGTGCCGTTCAACTTTCCGCACTTTTGTCCTCACTCCCTGAAGACATCCGCAAAGTATGCGCCGACGCTGCCGAATCCGAGGCCTCCCTAGTAGAACTCGAAGACGTGCGTGCCCGCGATTTCGCCGTCCGCACCAACGAAGCCTTGATTGACATGGACGTCGCGGAGCAAATCGCGAACGTGCGCACGTATCGGAGGATCGTGCAACAAATTCGTCAGGCCCGCCAATCGTTGCTCACTCTTGTGCTACAGAGTAGATGCCAGTTTGGTGCAGACGAAGCCGCAGAGGCATTCCTCAATGCGGACCGAGCCAAGGAAGAACTTCGTAAGCGCAAACAAATATTGGTGGACGCCATGGAATTGGAAGGGATCGATCCACAAGATGAATCAGACACGAAAAATGCAACGGAAGAGATCAAGCTTGCGCCGTTGTCTTGGTATAATCCAGAAGGCAAGACCAACGAACCAGACGCGAAGCGCATCAAGGCTGTATCCTCCTCAGTGACGTGA
- a CDS encoding predicted protein codes for MCDFVAGPRHSLKRGSKASVWGLIALVQKLPLETNADRKLDFSYHHNVPAAKISDALKSALHDMGINSHSTPRPDETVEIDISGSALGSEGFREVVTDGFLKSVFEDGSVNEAILPLRHVHLTSRRNDLDTDSVSILFGALTSDTNASNTSGTRTDSNSDPASMIACKSITIESLDLGWNKLNPDENSASTAFLQALRLLIAHPSCCPSTLRLDSCGLGPAACRAIGKGMINRWTEGTDSDILKSPQPKPLSLHFCMNQAIGDGGAAALAAAIRTIALASDEKTDPNRAVLECLDLSACGIGDTGAEALAHAIESSPNCLIRHLDLSNNCITDQGATALGRALLNPEHAGTRQGPGLLSLNLSNNKNIGDRGVMALAEAWEKRGIGTLSLSSCHIMAEGASYFGAALRKLTSNNTTEEEKKGTSYLDLSGNPLGVLRGKNKKDGRKYSASRLKNKASATAASYMNMLKKGLKGAGVDVSPVFGSTAESDDDEEKTGGELDDDEANESPDISKARCGAKALTNAFLGDSSTIDYKTTQNLMACDLHIHIGLRHCFIDHGAADALAALLLFARNELHVHLTMDLELNPVLEDEMLVALQGDELYEDRLHEMAERHTDAMEVLRDAKRRASEAAKAASTRARYSEEAFEADWDAAPSDFGGDLEDSDGDYEEEDEEFY; via the coding sequence ATGTGTGATTTTGTCGCTGGTCCCCGACATTCATTGAAAAGGGGATCCAAGGCATCTGTCTGGGGGCTTATAGCTCTTGTCCAGAAACTTCCGTTAGAGACAAATGCGGATCGCAAATTGGATTTTTCCTATCATCACAATGTTCCAGCTGCAAAAATTTCCGATGCTCTAAAGTCTGCTCTACACGATATGGGAATCAATTCACATTCGACGCCGAGACCCGATGAAACCGTGGAGATTGATATTAGTGGGTCGGCGCTCGGGAGTGAAGGCTTTCGGGAAGTTGTTACGGACGGTTTCCTCAAATCAGTATTTGAAGATGGCAGTGTGAACGAAGCAATACTACCGTTAAGACATGTGCACCTGACGTCAAGAAGGAACGATTTGGACACCGACTCCGTCTCTATTTTGTTTGGTGCCCTTACGAGTGATACGAATGCATCTAATACATCTGGAACGCGAACTGATTCAAACTCAGACCCAGCAAGCATGATCGCATGCAAATCAATAACGATCGAAAGCCTGGACCTTGGTTGGAATAAACTGAATCCCGATGAAAATTCCGCGAGCACTGCGTTTCTTCAAGCCCTGCGTTTGCTGATTGCCCACCCTTCGTGCTGCCCGAGTACGCTAAGACTCGACAGCTGTGGGCTGGGCCCAGCGGCCTGCCGGGCCATCGGTAAAGGCATGATCAATCGCTGGACGGAAGGAACCGACTCGGATATACTAAAGAGTCCGCAACCCAAGCCCTTGTCATTGCATTTTTGTATGAATCAGGCCATTGGAGATGGAGGAGCGGCCGCTTTGGCTGCCGCCATCCGAACGATTGCTTTGGCTAGCGACGAGAAGACCGACCCAAATAGAGCCGTGTTAGAATGCCTCGATCTTTCTGCTTGCGGCATCGGTGATACCGGTGCTGAGGCCCTCGCACACGCTATTGAAAGCTCACCGAACTGCTTGATCCGGCATTTGGATTTGAGCAATAATTGCATCACCGATCAAGGAGCGACTGCTCTCGGTCGCGCTCTTTTGAACCCTGAGCACGCAGGCACAAGGCAAGGACCTGGTTTGTTGAGCTTAAATCTAAGCAACAATAAGAATATTGGTGATCGTGGAGTGATGGCTCTGGCAGAAGCTTGGGAAAAGCGAGGAATTGGCACGTTATCGCTTAGTAGCTGCCACATCATGGCCGAAGGTGCGAGCTACTTTGGCGCAGCACTGCGCAAGCTGACTTCCAATAATACAACcgaagaagagaaaaagggCACCTCCTATCTAGATTTGAGTGGAAATCCTCTCGGTGTTTTGCGAGGCAAGAATAAGAAGGACGGGAGGAAGTACTCCGCGAGTCGGCTAAAGAACAAAGCTAGTGCGACAGCAGCTTCTTACATGAATATGTTAAAAAAGGGTTTAAAGGGTGCCGGTGTGGACGTTTCACCAGTATTTGGATCTACGGCAGAgagtgatgatgatgaggagAAAACTGGAGGAGAAttggatgacgatgaagcCAATGAGAGCCCCGACATATCTAAAGCCAGGTGTGGTGCTAAAGCGTTGACAAACGCTTTTTTGGGAGATTCTTCAACCATTGATTATAAAACTACTCAGAATTTAATGGCCTGTGATTTGCACATTCATATTGGCCTTCGCCATTGCTTCATTGATCATGGAGCGGCAGACGCACTAGCAGCTCTGCTGTTATTTGCGAGAAATGAACTACATGTACATTTGACGATGGATCTTGAACTCAATCCAGTTTTGGAAGATGAAATGCTAGTCGCATTGCAAGGTGACGAACTCTACGAGGATCGCCTGCATGAAATGGCAGAACGACATACAGATGCGATGGAAGTCTTACGAGACGCTAAAAGACGAGCGAGCGAAGCAGCCAAAGCGGCTTCGACTCGAGCAAGATATTCTGAAGAAGCCTTTGAAGCGGATTGGGATGCCGCACCATCAGATTTTGGTGGTGACTTGGAGGATTCCGATGGTGACTatgaagaggaagacgaagagttTTACTAA